The Glycine soja cultivar W05 chromosome 8, ASM419377v2, whole genome shotgun sequence genome has a window encoding:
- the LOC114422531 gene encoding probable xyloglucan glycosyltransferase 5: MGPSPSIDFSKWWVKESSSSSSRKGNPVVVTMENPNYSVLEIDAPDSAFQPVDKDRGKNAKQFTWLLLLRAHRFVGFLSWLGNSLCSLLHAVKKRLFLGHVETEMSSKAKFLFRVILTFLVMALAFLSFELVAHFKGWRYFHNHNNLHLIPQTSEITGWFHTAYVRWLEFRVDYIAPLIQSLSTFCILLFLIQSVDRMVLCLGCFWIKFNKIKPVVIDGDSLNSHDLEGSNDGYPMVLVQIPMCNEKEVYDQSISAVSQLDWPKDRLLIQVLDDSDDEGIQWLIKGEVSKWSQKGVNIIYRHRKFRTGYKAGNLKSAMSCDCVKDYEFVAIFDADFQPNPDFLKQTVPHFKGNPELALVQARWAFVNKDENLLTRLQNINLCFHFEVEQQVNGVFLNFFGFNGTAGVWRIKALEESGGWLERTTVEDMDIAVRAHLNGWKFIFLNDVKVLCELPESYEAYRKQQHRWHSGPMQLFRLCLPAIITSKIAFWKKTNLIFLFFLLRKLILPFYSFTLFCIILPLTMFVPEAELPIWVICYIPVFMSFLNILPAPKSFPFIVPYLLFENTMSVTKFNAMVSGLFQLGSSYEWIVTKKAGRASEPDLLAAEERDSKAMSLQLHRGTSDSGLSELNKIKECQETVPVKKMNKIYKKELALAFLLLTAAVRSLLSAQGMHFYYLLFQGVSFLLVGLDLIGEQMN, encoded by the exons ATGGGTCCAAGTCCAAGCATAGATTTTTCAAAGTGGTGGGTTAAGGAGAGTTCGAGTTCGAGTTCTAGGAAAGGAAACCCGGTTGTGGTGACTATGGAGAACCCCAATTACTCGGTGCTTGAAATAGATGCGCCAGACTCGGCATTTCAGCCAGTTGACAAAGACAGAGGTAAAAATGCTAAGCAGTTTACATGGCTTCTCCTTCTCAGGGCGCATAGATTTGTCGGTTTCCTTTCTTGGCTCGGAAATTCTCTTTGTTCATTGCTCCATGCTGTTAAAAAAAGGTTGTTTTTGGGGCACGTGGAGACTGAGATGTCTTCCAAGGCAAAGTTTCTGTTTCGAGTAATTCTCACTTTCCTGGTGATGGCTTTGGCATTCCTGTCTTTTGAACTGGTTGCTCACTTCAAAGGGTGGCGCTACTTTCACAACCATAATAACTTGCACCTAATTCCTCAAACTTCGGAGATCACTGGATGGTTTCACACTGCCTATGTTAGGTGGCTGGAGTTCCGGGTAGACTATATTGCTCCCCTAATTCAGTCCCTATCAACCTTCTGCATTCTTCTCTTCTTAATTCAGTCCGTGGATCGAATGGTGCTTTGCTTAGGTTGCTTCTGGATCAAATTCAACAAGATTAAGCCCGTCGTCATTGATGGGGATTCCCTCAACTCACATGATTTGGAAGGATCCAACGATGGATATCCTATGGTACTCGTTCAGATTCCCATGTGCAATGAGAAAGAG GTATATGATCAATCTATTTCAGCAGTCAGCCAACTTGATTGGCCAAAAGATCGCTTGCTTATTCAAGTTTTGGATGACTCTGATGATGAGGGCATACAGTGGTTAATCAAGGGAGAAGTCTCTAAGTGGAGCCAAAAAGGTGTTAACATAATCTACCGTCATAGGAAGTTTAGAACTGGTTACAAAGCGGGTAATCTCAAGTCTGCAATGAGCTGTGATTGCGTCAAAGATTATGAGTTCGTTGCGATTTTCGATGCTGATTTCCAACCAAATCCAGATTTCCTCAAGCAAACTGTTCCACATTTTAAG GGAAATCCTGAGCTGGCATTGGTTCAGGCTAGGTGGGCTTTTGTAAACAAGGATGAGAACTTACTGACAAGACTCCAAAATATTAATCTCTGCTTCCACTTTGAGGTTGAACAGCAGGTTAATGGTGTCTTCCTTAATTTCTTTGGTTTTAATGGAACTGCTGGTGTTTGGAGAATAAAAGCACTTGAAGAATCTGGTGGCTGGCTTGAGAGGACAACTGTAGAAGACATGGATATAGCTGTCCGAGCCCATCTGAATGGATGGAAATTTATCTTTCTCAATGATGTGAAG GTGCTTTGTGAGCTTCCTGAATCATATGAAGCTTATAGGAAACAACAACATCGATGGCATTCTGGTCCTATGCAACTATTTCGTCTGTGCCTTCCAGCGATTATAACCTCTAAG ATTGCGTTCTGGAAGAAAACCAAcctaatatttctattttttctgcTTAGAAAGCTAATCCTCCCTTTCTATTCTTTCACATTATTCTGCATTATTCTTCCTTTGACAATGTTTGTCCCAGAAGCTGAGCTTCCAATCTGGGTTATTTGTTATATTCCTGTATTCATGTCGTTCTTGAACATTCTTCCTGCCCCGAAATCCTTCCCCTTCATTGTTCCTTACCTCCTTTTTGAGAACACAATGTCAGTAACCAAATTCAATGCCATGGTGTCCGGTTTGTTCCAGTTGGGAAGTTCATATGAATGGATTGTTACCAAAAAAGCAGGTCGGGCATCAGAGCCTGACCTATTAGCTGCCGAAGAACGGGATTCAAAGGCAATGAGTCTCCAACTTCACAGAGGGACTTCTGATAGTGGACTTTCTGAGCTTAACAAAATAAAGGAATGCCAAGAAACAGTTCCTGTAAAGAAAATGAACAAGATATATAAGAAAGAGCTTGCCCTTGCATTCTTACTGCTTACTGCTGCAGTTAGGAGCCTGTTATCAGCACAAGGCATGCACTTCTATTATTTACTATTTCAAGGTGTATCATTCCTCCTTGTAGGTCTGGATTTAATTGGCGAACAGATGAACTAG
- the LOC114422532 gene encoding ATP synthase subunit epsilon, mitochondrial: MASSGAVPFWRAAGMTYITYSNICANLVRNCLKEPYKAEAISREKVHFALSKWVDAKPEKPTIRSDTPEQ; the protein is encoded by the exons atggCGTCGAGCGGAGCGGTGCCGTTTTGGAGGGCAGCGGGGATGACATACATCACATACTCAAACATATGCGCGAATCTGGTCAGGAATTGCCTCAAGGAACCCTACAAGGCTGAAGCCATCTCTCGTGAGAAGGTCCATTTTGCTCTCTCCAAATGGGTCGACGCCAAGCCTGAAAAACCTA ctATTCGTTCAGACACCCCAGAGCAGTGA
- the LOC114422533 gene encoding exocyst complex component EXO84B-like, whose product MASGKTSRSRSAMASAKENGPKLEEGLNPFKSDKFDAESYVQSNCSLNDKEIKQLCTYLVDLKKASAEEMRRSVYANYAAFIRTSKEISDLEGELSSIRNLLSTQAALIHGLAEGVHIDSLSISNSDDFSVNATSDSEDKEISDLDKWLVEFPDLLDVLLAERRVEEALAALDEGECVVSEAKEMKSINPSVLLSLQNSIGERRQKLADQLAEAACQPSTRGAELRASVSALKKLGDGPHAHSLLLNAHQQRYQYNMQSLRPSSTSYGGAYTAALAQLVFSAVAQAASDSLAIFGEEPAYTSELVMWATKQTEAFSFLVKRHALASSAAAGGLRAAAECVQIALGHCSLLEARGLALCPVLLKLFRPSVEQALDANLKRIQESTAALAAADDWVLTYSPTSNRRTSRPSSISISNTTAFQHKLTSSAHRFNLMVQDFFEDVGPLLSMQLGGQALEGLFQVFNSYVNMLIKALPGSMEEEASFEDAGNKIVRMAETEAQQIALLANASLLADELLPRAAMKLSPINQAAYKDDNRKRTSERQNRHPEQREWRKRLVSSVDRLKDTFCRQHALDLIFTEEGDSHLTADMYINMDGNAEVEWTPSSIFQELFVKLNRMANIAADMFVGRERFATLLLMRLTETVMLWLSEDQSFWDDIEEGPRPLGPLGLQQFYLDMKFVVCFASHGRYLSRNLQRIVNEIITKAMAAFSATGMDPYRELPEDEWFNDICQDAMERLSGKPKEINGERDLNSPTASVSAQSISSVRSHSSS is encoded by the exons ATGGCGTCGGGGAAGACATCTCGGTCGAGAAGCGCAATGGCGAGTGCCAAGGAGAACGGACCTAAGCTCGAAGAAGGTCTCAATCCCTTCAAGTCTGATAAATTCGATGCCGAGTCCTATGTCCAGTCCAATTGCTCCCTCAACGATAAG GAAATTAAGCAATTGTGCACATATTTGGTGGACTTGAAGAAAGCGTCTGCTGAGGAGATGCGTCGAAGTGTCTATGCTAACTATGCAGCTTTCATACG AACATCTAAGGAGATATCTGATTTAGAGGGGGAGCTTTCATCTATTAGAAACCTGCTCTCTACACAAGCTGCCTTGATACATGGTTTGGCTGAAGGAGTTCACATTGATTCATTATCAATCTCAAATTCTGATGATTTTTCCGTAAATGCCACATCAGATTCTGAAGATAAGGAGATATCAGACCTAGACAAATGGTTGGTAGAGTTTCCTGATCTCTTGGATGTTCTCTTGGCTGAAAGGCGAGTGGAAGAAGCTTTGGCTGCTCTTGATGAAGGAGAATGTGTAGTTTCTGAGGCAAAAGAGATGAAATCTATCAACCCATCTGTACTTTTGTCTCTACAGAATTCCATTGGTGAACGTAGACAAAAGTTAGCTGATCAGCTTGCTGAAGCTGCTTGTCAGCCCTCAACACGTGGTGCGGAACTCCGTGCATCAGTTTCTGCCCTTAAAAAACTTGGAGATGGTCCCCATGCTCACAGCTTGCTACTTAATGCCCATCAGCAACGATATCAGTATAACATGCAAAGTCTTCGGCCATCAAGCACCTCATATGGTGGAGCATATACTGCAGCTCTTGCCCAACTGGTATTCTCTGCAGTAGCACAAGCTGCAAGTGATTCATTGGCTATTTTTGGTGAGGAGCCAGCTTATACTTCTGAACTTGTGATGTGggctacaaaacaaacagaggCATTTTCTTTTCTGGTGAAAAGGCATGCATTAGCCTCGTCAGCAGCTGCAGGAGGTTTAAGAGCTGCTGCAGAGTGTGTTCAAATAGCATTGGGTCATTGCTCATTGTTGGAAGCTCGTGGCCTGGCTCTTTGTCCTGTTCTGTTGAAACTTTTTAGGCCTAGTGTTGAGCAAGCACTAGATGCTAATTTGAAACGAATTCAAGAGAGTACTGCTGCTTTGGCTGCGGCTGATGATTGGGTACTTACATACTCTCCTACATCTAATCGCCGGACTAGTAGGCCTTCAAGTATATCCATTAGTAATACAACAGCATTTCAACATAAACTGACAAGCAGTGCCCATCGCTTCAATTTGATGGTTCAG GACTTCTTTGAGGATGTAGGACCACTGCTTAGCATGCAGTTGGGAGGCCAAGCTCTCGAAGGATTGTTTCAAGTATTTAACTCCTATGTGAACATGCTCATAAAAGCATTGCCTGGATCTATGGAGGAAGAAGCAAGCTTTGAAGATGCTGGAAACAAAATTGTACGCATGGCTGAGACTGAGGCTCAGCAAATTGCGTTGCTAGCTAATGCCTCATTACTAGCAGATGAACTACTTCCACGTGCAGCTATGAAGCTTTCCCCTATAAATCAGGCTGCATACAAGGATGATAATCGAAAAAGAACCTCAGAAAGGCAAAATCGTCATCCTGAACAAAGAGAATGGAGGAAAAGACTTGTCAGTTCAGTTGACAGATTGAAAGATACATTCTGTCGTCAACATGCATTGGACCTAATTTTTACAGAGGAAGGTGATAGTCATCTTACTGCTGACATGTATATAAATATGGATGGAAACGCAGAAGTTGAATGGACTCCATCTTCGATTTTTCAG GAGCTTTTTGTAAAACTGAATCGAATGGCCAATATAGCAGCAGATATGTTTGTAGGGAGGGAAAGATTTGCTACGCTGCTCTTGATGAGACTTACAGAAACTGTTATGTTGTGGCTTTCAGAAGACCAGAGCTTTTGGGATGATATTGAGGAAGGGCCAAGGCCTTTAGGTCCCCTTGGTCTTCAACAG TTCTATTTAGATATGAAGTTTGTCGTATGTTTTGCCTCCCATGGTCGGTACTTGTCAAGGAATTTGCAACGAATTGTCAATGAGATCATAACAAAAGCGATGGCAGCATTTTCTGCAACAGGGATGGATCCATATAG AGAACTGCCTGAAGACGAATGGTTTAACGACATATGTCAAGATGCTATGGAAAGACTTAGCGGAAaaccaaaagaaataaatggGGAGAGGGACCTTAACAGCCCTACTGCATCTGTCTCTGCACAGTCAATTTCATCTGTAAGATCTCATAGTAGTTCGTGA
- the LOC114422534 gene encoding U1 small nuclear ribonucleoprotein A-like: MAGTGIHPYHQQWAPAAAAPPPPPPAAAGGPPPHPGEEVRTIFITGLPEDVKERELQNLLRWLPGFEASQLNFKAEKPMGFALFSAPHQALTAKDILQDMLFDPDTKSVLHTEMAKKNLFVKRGIGADAGAFDQSKRLRTAGDYTHTGYTSPSPFHPPPPPVWGPHGYMAPPPPPPYDPYAGYPVAPVPMPTPAPIAAPSTYVPVQNTKDNPPCNTLFIGNLGENINEEEVRGLFSVQPGFKQMKILRQERHTVCFIEFEDVNSATNVHHNLQGAVIPSSGSIGMRIQYSKNPFGKRKDNLPVAVPSANGAPPTMTYQ, translated from the exons ATGGCTGGCACCGGCATCCATCCATACCACCAGCAATGGGCTCCGGCGGCAGccgctcctcctcctcctcctccggcAGCCGCGGGCGGTCCTCCTCCTCACCCAGGGGAGGAGGTTCGAACTATATTCATAACTGGTCTTCCGGAAGACGTGAAAGAGAGAGAGCTGCAGAATCTGCTGAGATGGTTGCCCGGTTTCGAAGCATCTCAATTGAATTTCAAAGCTGAGAAGCCAATGGGTTTTGCTCTCTTCTCCGCACCACACCAAGCACTCACCGCCAAAGACATTCTTCAGGACATGCTCTTCGATCCCGACACCAAGTCCGTCCTCCATACTGAGATGGCAAAGAAAAATCTATTCGTCAAAAGAG GAATCGGAGCTGATGCGGGTGCTTTTGATCAAAGTAAACGCTTAAGGACAGCCGGGGATTATACACACACTGGCTATACAAGTCCGTCTCCTTTTCATCCTCCTCCCCCTCCTGTGTGGGGACCACATGGATACATGGCGCCGCCACCGCCGCCTCCATATGATCCATATGCAGGCTATCCCGTTGCACCTGTACCAATGCCCACTCCTGCTCCCATTGCAGCACCTAGCACTTATGTTCCAGTTCAG AACACAAAAGATAACCCTCCTTGCAACACCCTGTTTATTGGGAACTTGGGAGAGAACATAAACGAGGAAGAAGTGAGGGGCCTTTTCAGCGT ACAACCTGGTTTTAAGCAAATGAAGATTTTAAGACAGGAGAGGCATACAGTTTGCTTCATCGAGTTTGAA GATGTGAATAGTGCTACAAATGTGCACCATAATCTGCAGGGTGCTGTTATCCCAAGTTCCGGTTCCATTGGCATGCGGATACA ATATTCAAAAAatccatttggaaaaaggaAAGATAATCTTCCTGTTGCTGTTCCTAGTGCAAATGGAGCTCCACCAACAATGACTTATCAGTAG
- the LOC114422535 gene encoding D-3-phosphoglycerate dehydrogenase 2, chloroplastic-like, with product MASSRACTKPIIFLSAFTKSKFSHQYHVSFINTTSHIPIYPKLSQQRSLVVNNVLKTVEPTESSLRSSNSEEFGSLGEKPTILVSERLGEAGLQVLRGVGHVECAYELSQEELCTKISCCDALIVRSGTKVTREVFEAAKGRLKVVGRAGVGIDNVDLQAATEFGCLVVNAPTANTIAAAEHGIALLAAMARNVAQADASTKAGKWQRSKYVGVSMVGKTLAVMGFGKVGSEVARRAKGLGMHVIAHDPYAPADRARAIGVDLVSFDQAITTADFISLHMPLTPTTNKIFNDNTFAKMKKGVRIVNVARGGVIDEDALVRALDSGIVAQAALDVFTEEPPSKDSKLVQHENVTVTPHLGASTKEAQEGVAIEIAEAVLGALKGELSATAVNAPMVAPEVLSELAPYVVLAEKLGRLAVQLVCGGSGIKSVKVVYRSARGPDDLDTRLLRAMVTKGLIEPISNTIVNLVNADFIAKQKGLRISEERVVVDSSPELPVDSIQVQISSVDSKFASAVSESGQISIDGRVKFGEPHLTCVGSFDVDVSLEGNLILCRQVDQPGMIGRVGNILGEQNVNVSFMSVGRTSRRNKAIMAIGVDEEPNKEALDNIGAVPAIEEFVFLKL from the exons ATGGCATCCTCAAGAGCTTGTACCAAACCCATCATCTTCCTCTCTGCCTTCACCAAGTCAAAGTTCTCTCATCAATATCATGTCTCCTTCATCAACACCACCTCCCACATACCCATCTACCCAAAGCTCTCTCAGCAACGTTCCTTGGTGGTCAACAACGTATTGAAAACAGTTGAGCCGACAGAAAGCTCTTTGCGGAGCTCCAACTCCGAGGAATTTGGGTCTCTGGGTGAAAAGCCCACCATCCTGGTCTCCGAGAGACTTGGAGAGGCAGGACTGCAGGTGTTACGCGGTGTTGGACACGTGGAATGCGCGTATGAGCTCTCGCAGGAGGAGTTGTGCACGAAGATCTCGTGCTGTGACGCTCTTATAGTGAGGAGCGGGACGAAGGTGACAAGGGAAGTGTTTGAAGCTGCCAAAGGAAGGTTGAAGGTTGTGGGAAGAGCCGGCGTGGGGATTGACAACGTGGATTTGCAAGCAGCCACCGAATTTGGTTGCCTTGTCGTTAATGCGCCAACTGCAAACACTATTGCCGCTGCCGAGCATGGGATCGCTCTCCTCGCTGCCATGGCCCGCAACGTTGCCCAGGCTGACGCCTCCACCAAAGCTG GAAAATGGCAGAGAAGCAAGTATGTGGGTGTTTCCATGGTTGGAAAGACATTGGCAGTGATGGGTTTCGGAAAAGTTGGATCTGAAGTGGCCAGGCGAGCCAAAGGGTTGGGCATGCACGTGATTGCTCATGACCCCTATGCTCCTGCTGATAGGGCACGTGCTATTGGTGTGGATCTGGTGTCCTTTGATCAGGCCATCACCACTGCAGATTTCATCTCCCTCCATATGCCACTCACTCCAACTACTAACAAGATCTTCAATGACAACACTTTTGCAAAGATGAAGAAGGGTGTTCGCATTGTCAACGTTGCAAGAGGAGGTGTTATTGACGAAGATGCATTAGTAAGAGCACTCGACAGTGGAATCGTTGCTCAG GCTGCTCTTGATGTCTTCACCGAGGAGCCCCCTTCCAAAGACAGTAAGTTAGTGCAACACGAGAATGTCACCGTTACCCCTCATCTTGGAGCTAGCACCAAAGAGGCACAg GAGGGTGTAGCTATTGAAATAGCAGAGGCTGTGCTTGGAGCATTGAAGGGGGAACTTTCAGCCACTGCTGTCAATGCTCCTATGGTTGCTCCTGAG GTGTTGTCAGAATTGGCCCCATATGTGGTGCTGGCTGAGAAGCTGGGCAGGCTAGCTGTGCAGTTGGTGTGTGGAGGAAGTGGAATCAAATCTGTGAAGGTTGTTTATCGATCAGCTAGGGGCCCAGATGACTTGGACACTAGACTTCTGCGAGCCATGGTTACAAAAGGCCTCATTGAACCAATTTCAAACACCATTGTGAACCTTGTGAATGCGGATTTCATAGCCAAGCAGAAAGGGCTTCGCATAAGTGAGGAAAGAGTGGTTGTTGATTCATCTCCTGAGCTGCCTGTTGATTCAATCCAGGTACAGATATCTAGCGTGGACTCCAAATTTGCGAGTGCTGTATCAGAGAGTGGTCAGATAAGCATTGACGGAAGAGTCAAGTTTGGAGAACCCCACCTGACATGTGTTGGATCTTTCGATGTGGATGTGAGCTTAGAAGGGAATCTAATCCTGTGCCGACAGGTGGATCAGCCCGGCATGATTGGTCGTGTTGGAAACATACTGGGTGAACAAAACGTGAATGTGAGCTTTATGAGTGTGGGAAGGACATCGCGTAGGAACAAGGCTATTATGGCTATTGGTGTCGATGAAGAACCAAACAAGGAGGCTCTTGACAATATTGGAGCCGTGCCTGCCATTGAAGAGTTCGTCTTCCTCAAGCTCTAG